One genomic window of Etheostoma spectabile isolate EspeVRDwgs_2016 chromosome 5, UIUC_Espe_1.0, whole genome shotgun sequence includes the following:
- the mier3b gene encoding mesoderm induction early response protein 3 — translation MAEASLGSSSPVGSLSSEDHDFDPTAEMLVHEYDDERTLEEEESLDGGRNFSSEIADLEKEGNMPLEELLAIYRYEASAGSSIDSSSGDLTDELPDMTLDKEEIAKDLLSGDYEEETQSSADDLTPSVTSHEATDFFPRTLRSNAVSDGDKESECDEDGPSPEDSRKEIMVGSHYQNRGGPFWPLFTFKNGEKTPERNHISTFILEKSPPWSEEECKNFEHALQMYDKNFHLIQKHKVTTRTVAECVAFYYMWKKSERFDFFVQQNRFGKKKYSCYPGVTDLMDRLVDEAEGLAVDSSSSVCSGAGGGGRLEATTDQQLSLLNSITASDLTALSNTVATVCNPAEVGCMDSYSFPPLESLHRGSLNHDESLGFPSNGADTDCLNMLDAGFYHSDLGQLGGVCVNKDCERPSKRLKMALPDSFINDVSVGNLGMDFEARRTTTHHHRITGAKMAVSVTDFGSLAGSGEPNGFLGAHARHHTQHTAALQSE, via the exons ATGGCGGAG GCTTCCCTAGGGAGTTCAAGTCCAG TTGGCTCTTTATCGTCAGAGGACCATGACTTTGACCCAACAGCAGAAATGTTAGTCCATGAGTATGATGACGAGAGGACTCTAGAAGAGGAAGAGTCtctggatggagggaggaatTTCAGCTCAGAAATTGCAGATcttgaaaag GAGGGGAACATGCCTTTGGAAGAGCTTTTGGCCATCTATCGCTATGAGGCCTCAGCAGGGTCTAGTATAGACAGCTCCTCTGGAGACCTGACTGATGAGCTGCCTGACATGACTCTGGACAAG GAGGAAATAGCTAAAGATCTCCTGTCTGGGGACTATGAGGAGGAGACCCAGTCCTCAGCTGATGATCTGACCCCTTCAGTCACATCCCATGAGGCTACCGATTTCTTCCCAAGAACACTTCGAT cTAATGCTGTCTCCGATGGCGATAAAGAGTCGGAGTGTGATGAAGATGGCCCAAGCCCAGAGGACTCAAGAAAG gaAATAATGGTGGGATCACACTACCAAAACAGAGGGGGCCCCTTTTGGCCTTTGTTTACTTTCAAAAATGGAGAAAAG ACCCCAGAGCGTAACCACATATCTACTTTCATTTTAGAAAAATCACCTCCATGGTCAGAAGAGGAATGCAAGAACTTTGAGCATGCACTACAGATGTATGACAAGAATTTTCACCTCATACAGAAACATAAA GTCACAACACGAACAGTAGCTGAATGTGTGGCGTTTTACTACATGTGGAAAAAGTCTGAGCGCTTTGACTTCTTTGTGCAGCAGAATCGGTTTGGGAAGAAAAAGTATAGCTGCTATCCTGGTGTAAC TGACTTGATGGACCGGCTGGTGGATGAAGCGGAGGGACTGGCAGTGGACAGCTCCTCCTCTGTGTGTTCAGGAGCAGGTGGAGGAGGACGGCTGGAGGCCACCACCGACCAACAGCTCAGTCTGCTGAACTCCATCACTGCCAGCGACCTCACAG CTTTGAGTAACACTGTAGCCACAGTGTGCAACCCTGCAGAGGTTGGTTGCATGGACTCCTACAGCTTTCCCCCACTGGAAAGTCTCCATCGGGGTTCTCTGAACCACGACGAATCCCTCGGGTTCCCTTCCAATGGCGCAGACACCGACTGCCTCAACATGCTCGACGCCGGCTTCTACCACTCTGACCTGGGCCAGCTAGGAGGAGTGTGTGTCAACAAGGACTGCGAGCGGCCCTCCAAGAGACTCAAGATGGCCCTGCCTGACTCCTTTATCAATGACGTGTCTGTCGGTAACCTTGGAATGGACTTTGAAGCACGACGGACAACAACGCACCACCACCGAATCACCGGCGCAAAAATGGCAGTGTCTGTCACAGACTTTGGGAGCTTGGCTGGCAGCGGCGAGCCCAACGGTTTTCTGGGAGCACATGCACGgcaccacacacagcacactgcAGCACTTCAGTCAGAGTga